A part of Paenibacillus sp. 481 genomic DNA contains:
- a CDS encoding alpha/beta fold hydrolase: MSEQITQMNGIEICSESFGNPADPPVLLIMGAMCSMVYWDAEFCQRLADTGRYVIRYDNRDVGRSTTNEPGKLEYNAVDMANDAVGVLDAYGIDQAHIVGLSLGGMIAQLISVNHPQRVLTITMIGTGSIFESELDNEEVPPMDERILAYHASGAELDWSDDEVVANYLVKGSSLLCGSGHRFDEQRAYKLALTEIKRANHLLSMYNHALLGSSGPYEGSLKDIAVPALVIHGTEDTVCHFGGATILVNEISDASLLALEGTGHEIHFDDWDQIIDAIVKHTSVV, translated from the coding sequence ATGTCTGAACAAATAACTCAAATGAATGGAATTGAAATATGCTCAGAGAGTTTCGGCAATCCGGCTGATCCTCCAGTCCTGCTGATTATGGGAGCCATGTGCTCGATGGTGTATTGGGATGCGGAGTTCTGTCAGCGATTAGCCGATACGGGACGATATGTGATTCGATACGATAATCGAGATGTCGGACGATCCACGACTAACGAACCCGGGAAGCTTGAATATAACGCGGTAGATATGGCTAATGATGCGGTGGGAGTACTCGATGCTTATGGGATAGACCAAGCGCATATCGTTGGATTGTCATTGGGTGGAATGATTGCCCAACTAATTTCCGTAAACCATCCGCAAAGAGTTCTAACCATAACGATGATTGGGACCGGTAGCATTTTTGAATCGGAACTGGACAATGAAGAAGTGCCTCCGATGGATGAGCGGATACTGGCTTACCATGCAAGCGGAGCTGAGCTGGATTGGTCAGATGACGAGGTGGTAGCGAATTACTTGGTTAAGGGCTCAAGCTTGCTCTGTGGTTCAGGCCATAGGTTTGATGAGCAAAGAGCGTATAAGCTGGCATTAACAGAAATTAAACGGGCTAACCATTTGCTCAGTATGTACAATCATGCCCTTCTTGGAAGTTCTGGTCCCTATGAAGGAAGCTTAAAAGATATTGCAGTCCCTGCACTGGTCATCCACGGGACGGAGGACACCGTGTGTCATTTTGGGGGTGCTACAATTCTTGTAAATGAAATCTCTGATGCATCCTTATTAGCGCTCGAAGGTACGGGGCACGAGATTCATTTCGATGATTGGGACCAGATCATTGACGCGATTGTGAAGCATACTTCAGTCGTGTAA
- the lpdA gene encoding dihydrolipoyl dehydrogenase — MTKQTNVAVLGGGTGGYIAAIAAAQAGLEVVVIEREQLGGTCLHRGCIPTKALLRSAEAYVQAQDSSRFGVVIEGVSLNFERVQQRKQEVVEQLHRGIQFLMKKYNIEVIYGNGRVMGPSIFSPQSGSVAVELPDEESLTIVPQHLIIATGSRPRQLQGLAADGQRIVTSDEALQWTELPCSVIIVGGGVIGVEWASMLADFGTEVIIVEAGARLVPTEDEDVAKELARQLKKRGVRIHTNTKLQVESVHTDDDAIHISAEVAEGKELLHLSAEKLLVSVGRQANVDGIGLENTGVQLENGFIRVNESMQTSEPHIYAIGDVIGGLQLAHAASAEGRVAVEHLTGGKPEALDKHRIPRCIYSRPEAAAVGMTEHEARQAGIDVRIGKVSFKAIGKAVVQGETDGFVKVVMDAATNDLLGVHIVGPHATELIGEAALAKLLDATPWEVGHVIHPHPSLSEIMSEAMWAAEGRAYHG; from the coding sequence ATGACGAAGCAAACCAATGTAGCTGTTCTAGGCGGAGGAACAGGTGGATATATTGCGGCCATCGCGGCAGCACAAGCGGGACTTGAGGTCGTTGTAATTGAACGTGAGCAGTTAGGTGGGACTTGCCTACATCGTGGCTGTATCCCGACCAAAGCGTTGCTGCGCAGCGCAGAAGCTTATGTGCAAGCGCAAGATAGCTCGCGCTTCGGTGTCGTAATCGAAGGTGTAAGTCTTAACTTCGAACGGGTACAGCAACGCAAGCAGGAAGTGGTGGAGCAGCTCCATCGTGGCATTCAATTTTTGATGAAAAAATATAACATTGAAGTGATCTATGGCAATGGTCGCGTTATGGGGCCTTCGATCTTTTCGCCGCAAAGCGGGTCGGTAGCGGTGGAGCTACCGGATGAGGAGTCCCTCACCATCGTGCCGCAACATTTGATTATTGCGACGGGCTCGCGGCCACGCCAACTGCAAGGTCTAGCAGCAGACGGTCAGCGAATCGTGACGAGTGATGAGGCGCTGCAATGGACGGAGCTACCATGCAGTGTCATTATCGTCGGTGGCGGTGTAATTGGCGTCGAATGGGCGTCGATGCTAGCTGATTTTGGGACAGAAGTCATCATTGTGGAAGCCGGAGCTAGACTCGTTCCGACGGAGGATGAAGACGTCGCCAAAGAGTTGGCACGCCAGTTGAAAAAAAGAGGCGTACGAATACATACGAACACTAAGCTTCAAGTGGAATCCGTACATACAGATGACGACGCTATCCATATTAGCGCAGAAGTAGCCGAGGGTAAGGAACTGCTACATCTCTCTGCGGAAAAGCTTCTAGTCTCTGTAGGACGACAAGCCAATGTAGACGGCATAGGACTAGAAAATACAGGCGTCCAGCTGGAAAATGGCTTTATCCGTGTCAACGAATCGATGCAAACGTCAGAGCCGCATATTTATGCAATCGGCGATGTGATAGGCGGTTTGCAGCTTGCCCATGCTGCATCCGCAGAAGGGCGTGTGGCGGTCGAGCATTTGACAGGGGGCAAGCCGGAAGCGTTGGACAAACATCGTATTCCACGCTGTATATATTCACGGCCAGAAGCAGCTGCTGTCGGGATGACGGAACATGAAGCCCGTCAGGCAGGAATTGACGTACGTATTGGCAAAGTGTCTTTTAAAGCAATCGGTAAGGCGGTTGTCCAAGGTGAGACAGATGGATTTGTCAAAGTCGTTATGGATGCAGCGACGAACGATCTGCTCGGTGTGCATATCGTGGGACCACATGCGACAGAGCTTATCGGTGAAGCTGCGTTAGCCAAGCTGTTGGATGCAACGCCATGGGAAGTTGGGCACGTCATTCATCCGCATCCATCGTTGTCTGAAATTATGAGCGAGGCGATGTGGGCGGCAGAGGGACGTGCCTACCACGGATAA
- a CDS encoding alpha-ketoacid dehydrogenase subunit beta: protein MAIMEYIDAIRLAMKEEMERDEEVFVLGEDVGVKGGVFSTTKGLYEQFGEQRVLDTPLAESAIAGVAIGAAMIGMKPIAEMQYSDFMFPAANQILSEAAKIRYRSNNDWSCPIVIRAPIGGGVFGGLYHSQCPESVFFGTPGLKIVAPYTAYDAKGLLKAAIRDPDPVLFFENKKCYRMVKGEVPEHDYIVPIGKANVLREGTDITVIGYSLALHFALQAAEELERDGISVHVLDLRTIQPLDKEGILEAVAKTGKVLIIHEDNKTGGIGAEVSAIIAEELLFELDAPIMRLCGPDVPAMPFSPPLEKFFMLSKDKAKEAMRQLAQF, encoded by the coding sequence ATGGCGATAATGGAATACATTGATGCGATTCGTTTAGCGATGAAGGAAGAAATGGAGCGCGACGAGGAAGTGTTTGTCCTAGGCGAAGATGTCGGTGTTAAAGGCGGCGTATTTTCCACGACGAAAGGTTTGTATGAGCAGTTTGGTGAACAGCGTGTGCTGGATACGCCGTTGGCGGAATCGGCGATTGCGGGTGTAGCAATTGGTGCGGCTATGATAGGTATGAAGCCGATTGCGGAAATGCAATACTCGGACTTTATGTTTCCAGCTGCGAACCAAATCTTGAGTGAAGCTGCTAAAATTCGTTATCGTTCGAATAACGATTGGTCGTGTCCGATCGTGATCCGCGCCCCAATTGGGGGCGGAGTGTTTGGGGGCTTGTATCATTCTCAATGTCCAGAGTCGGTATTCTTCGGTACTCCTGGTCTTAAAATAGTCGCTCCATACACGGCCTATGACGCCAAAGGACTGCTCAAGGCAGCTATCCGCGACCCCGATCCGGTCCTATTTTTCGAAAATAAAAAATGTTATCGAATGGTAAAAGGCGAAGTTCCGGAACATGACTACATTGTTCCGATCGGAAAGGCAAATGTACTCCGTGAAGGTACGGATATTACTGTAATCGGCTACAGCCTGGCACTTCACTTTGCTTTACAGGCAGCAGAGGAACTAGAACGAGACGGGATAAGTGTGCATGTGCTAGATTTGCGTACGATCCAGCCTTTGGATAAGGAAGGTATTTTGGAAGCTGTAGCGAAGACGGGCAAAGTACTCATTATCCACGAAGACAACAAAACAGGTGGTATCGGTGCCGAAGTGTCAGCTATCATTGCGGAGGAACTGCTGTTCGAACTGGATGCACCTATTATGCGATTGTGTGGCCCGGATGTACCGGCTATGCCGTTTAGCCCGCCTTTGGAAAAGTTCTTTATGTTGAGTAAAGACAAAGCGAAGGAAGCGATGCGTCAACTGGCACAATTTTAA
- the prli42 gene encoding stressosome-associated protein Prli42, whose translation MQSNRWFKIVVYVMLAAMIGSTLLLLLEPLFYGQ comes from the coding sequence ATGCAATCCAACCGTTGGTTTAAAATAGTCGTATACGTGATGCTAGCTGCAATGATCGGTTCGACGTTACTACTTCTTCTTGAGCCGTTGTTCTACGGTCAATAA
- a CDS encoding M20/M25/M40 family metallo-hydrolase, with protein MVQPQRLVQHFVDLVQVDSVTKHEREIGDVLKQQFSDLGLEVVEDNTAAVTGHAAGNLIVTWPATAGAENAKRLFFTSHMDTVTPGLGINPQIDDDGYITSDGTTILGADDKAGLAAMFEAIRVIQESGEAHGQIQFIITAGEESGLVGARAMDSSYLQADLGYALDSNGEVGAIAVAAPTQAKISMKIYGKSAHAGVNPEDGISAIQVASKAIARMSLGRIDHETTANIGRFEGGGATNIVCDFVKLDAEARSIVQDKVTNQVAAMKEALESAAQEHGARAEFESEIVYPAFNFTEKDEVVQLAARAIEDIGANVSLFHSGGGSDANVFNGMGVPTVNLAVGYEHIHTTKERILISDLVKTTELVIAIVRQAVKSA; from the coding sequence ATGGTACAACCACAACGACTTGTTCAACATTTTGTTGATTTGGTGCAAGTAGACAGCGTAACGAAGCATGAACGTGAAATTGGCGATGTATTAAAGCAACAATTTTCCGATTTAGGCTTAGAGGTTGTTGAAGATAACACAGCTGCAGTTACAGGACACGCTGCAGGAAACCTGATCGTGACATGGCCAGCAACGGCGGGTGCGGAGAACGCGAAGCGTCTGTTCTTTACTTCCCATATGGATACGGTAACACCAGGTCTAGGTATAAATCCACAAATCGACGATGATGGATACATAACGAGCGACGGCACGACTATTCTTGGAGCGGATGACAAAGCAGGCCTCGCAGCTATGTTTGAAGCTATTCGTGTGATTCAAGAATCAGGCGAAGCGCACGGACAAATTCAGTTTATCATTACAGCAGGTGAAGAATCCGGACTTGTAGGTGCACGCGCGATGGATTCGAGCTATTTGCAAGCGGATCTTGGCTATGCCCTTGACTCGAACGGTGAGGTAGGTGCAATTGCAGTCGCAGCGCCTACACAAGCTAAAATCTCTATGAAAATTTATGGAAAATCCGCTCACGCAGGCGTAAATCCAGAAGACGGTATTAGTGCCATTCAAGTAGCAAGTAAAGCGATCGCACGCATGTCTCTTGGACGTATTGACCATGAAACGACAGCTAATATCGGTCGTTTTGAAGGTGGCGGTGCGACGAACATCGTATGCGATTTCGTTAAACTTGACGCTGAAGCACGCAGTATTGTACAAGATAAAGTTACGAATCAAGTCGCGGCCATGAAGGAAGCATTGGAATCTGCTGCACAGGAGCACGGTGCTCGTGCAGAGTTTGAGAGCGAAATCGTGTATCCGGCATTCAACTTCACGGAAAAGGATGAAGTTGTACAACTTGCAGCGCGTGCCATTGAGGATATTGGCGCGAACGTAAGCTTATTCCATTCCGGTGGTGGAAGTGACGCTAACGTCTTTAACGGCATGGGTGTGCCAACCGTAAACCTTGCGGTTGGTTACGAGCATATTCATACGACTAAAGAACGGATCCTCATTTCGGATCTGGTCAAAACGACTGAACTGGTCATTGCGATTGTTCGCCAAGCCGTAAAGTCAGCTTAA
- a CDS encoding dihydrolipoamide acetyltransferase family protein: MSTHTNWKDVTMPQLAESLVNATIGKWLKRPGESFDAYEPICEVITDKVIAELPSTEAGVMRDILAQEGETVDVGGIICRIEPVQAVSSSADSRVAQSHIASTNVTASNVPHDQSGNSARSIGTLDTQHAGQQPMANRYSPAVLRLSNEHGIDLLNVQGSGIGGRITRKDVLTYMEQSAAEHVAAKQVQQPSASSDTAYHVPVRNSGLHLAESSRIPNIVVEGQTELGHGETFVDITPIRQTIASRMRQSVTEIPHAWTMIEVDVTNLVLLRSKLKDEFMRKEGINLTYLAFVLKAIVNAIKDYPIMNSVWAVDKIIVKRDINLSLAVGTEDSVMTPVIKHADQKNIAGLAREIEELATKTREGRLTLQDMQGGTFTVNNTGSFGSIASYPIINYPQAAIITFESIVKRPVVINDMLAVRSMANMCLSLDHRILDGVICGRFLQRVKENLESYSLDTKLY; encoded by the coding sequence ATGTCTACACATACAAATTGGAAAGACGTCACGATGCCACAATTGGCGGAGTCACTCGTTAACGCGACGATTGGCAAATGGTTAAAACGCCCAGGTGAGTCGTTTGATGCATATGAGCCGATTTGTGAAGTGATAACCGATAAAGTTATAGCAGAACTGCCATCCACAGAGGCTGGCGTCATGCGTGATATTTTGGCGCAGGAGGGCGAAACCGTTGATGTTGGCGGTATTATTTGCCGCATTGAACCTGTTCAAGCGGTGAGCAGTAGCGCTGATAGTCGGGTAGCTCAAAGTCATATAGCTTCAACAAACGTAACGGCGTCAAACGTTCCGCATGATCAGTCGGGCAATTCCGCACGATCGATCGGGACACTCGACACGCAACATGCAGGACAACAGCCTATGGCCAATCGTTACTCTCCTGCCGTGTTGCGCTTGTCTAACGAGCACGGAATCGACCTGCTTAACGTTCAGGGGAGCGGTATTGGCGGGCGCATTACTCGCAAGGACGTTCTTACGTACATGGAACAAAGCGCTGCGGAGCATGTTGCAGCTAAGCAGGTGCAACAACCCTCGGCCTCAAGCGATACTGCGTATCATGTGCCTGTGCGCAATTCAGGCTTGCATCTTGCTGAATCGTCACGCATCCCGAACATAGTCGTAGAAGGCCAAACGGAGCTGGGTCATGGCGAGACATTCGTTGATATAACGCCAATTCGGCAAACGATTGCGAGTCGAATGCGACAAAGTGTCACCGAAATCCCGCATGCATGGACGATGATTGAAGTGGACGTTACGAATCTGGTGTTGCTGCGCAGCAAGCTGAAAGATGAGTTTATGCGTAAGGAAGGCATCAACTTGACCTATTTAGCCTTTGTACTGAAAGCGATTGTCAACGCGATTAAAGATTACCCGATTATGAACTCGGTCTGGGCTGTGGACAAAATTATTGTGAAGCGGGATATTAACTTATCGTTAGCCGTGGGCACGGAAGATTCCGTGATGACACCGGTTATTAAGCACGCTGATCAAAAAAACATTGCTGGACTAGCAAGGGAAATTGAAGAATTGGCCACGAAGACACGCGAAGGTCGCTTAACTTTACAAGATATGCAGGGTGGCACGTTTACGGTTAATAATACAGGTTCTTTTGGGTCTATCGCTTCTTATCCGATTATTAATTACCCCCAAGCTGCTATCATAACGTTCGAATCGATCGTCAAACGGCCTGTCGTTATTAACGACATGTTGGCCGTGCGCTCGATGGCCAATATGTGCTTGTCGCTTGACCATCGCATTTTGGATGGCGTCATATGCGGTCGCTTTTTGCAGCGTGTCAAAGAAAATTTAGAGAGCTATTCACTTGATACGAAATTATATTAA
- a CDS encoding VanZ family protein encodes MNTYLVPLQYAFLTFPIVAFMLTIPFLIVQYRTYGYVNKMRSFVLFSFLLYCISAYYLVILPLPQNLDNCVDLKRGAVFEQWVPFNFVNDFLKETRVDWSNPASYVHLLKERAFLQAFFNVALTIPLGIYMRYYFRRSFVQTVLVAFAVAIFFEVTQRTGLYGLYECPYRLLDVDDLILNTSGGIIGFIIAPIITYFLPRADEMDANVDLKAKTVGFIRRGIALGIDYLVLIFCVGIANIILHLGWSSTFDYSFSLESNAIFLALFVLIYFMIVPTFTNGKTFGKWMTRIQVQKDDVAEGQKRITFIALFKRYGLLYFGIYGVNYAIGLALNADLHTTIDGIVMMLLGLAWFVFNGIWVVHLLLHLFKKDKRLFYEKMSRTRNVITIPNRMRPYQPDGEPHLEMNDGQVIDVNQRKADVQDQVRQHEMSMFNTSSIDVRDVSSEGHAKQPELPIEDVQEERQAIPNQERLVEQEMERLRARIAQSSESTQRPQSSRERQQNRNEHGD; translated from the coding sequence ATGAATACTTACTTAGTTCCGCTTCAATACGCTTTTCTGACATTTCCGATCGTGGCATTTATGTTGACGATACCCTTTTTAATTGTTCAATATCGAACATACGGGTATGTGAACAAAATGAGATCGTTTGTCCTTTTTTCATTTTTGTTATATTGCATCTCCGCTTATTACTTAGTTATTTTGCCGCTGCCCCAAAATTTAGACAACTGTGTAGACTTAAAGCGGGGTGCTGTGTTTGAACAATGGGTTCCCTTTAATTTCGTTAATGACTTTTTGAAGGAGACGCGTGTTGATTGGTCAAATCCGGCCAGTTACGTACACTTGTTGAAAGAAAGAGCCTTTCTACAAGCCTTTTTCAATGTTGCCTTAACGATTCCGTTAGGTATTTATATGCGCTATTACTTTAGAAGGTCGTTTGTACAAACGGTGCTGGTTGCCTTTGCAGTCGCGATTTTCTTTGAAGTGACACAGCGCACAGGATTGTACGGATTGTACGAATGCCCCTATCGATTGCTCGATGTCGATGATCTCATCTTAAATACGTCGGGCGGTATAATCGGCTTTATTATTGCTCCAATTATTACGTATTTTTTGCCTCGTGCAGATGAAATGGATGCCAATGTTGATTTGAAAGCGAAGACCGTCGGCTTTATTCGCCGCGGAATTGCACTTGGTATTGATTATTTGGTCCTTATTTTCTGTGTAGGTATCGCGAACATTATCCTTCATCTAGGTTGGAGTAGTACGTTCGATTATTCGTTTTCGCTTGAATCTAACGCGATATTTTTAGCGTTGTTTGTGCTCATTTACTTTATGATTGTTCCGACGTTTACGAATGGTAAAACATTTGGTAAATGGATGACACGGATTCAAGTCCAAAAAGACGATGTAGCCGAGGGACAAAAAAGGATTACGTTTATCGCGTTATTTAAACGCTACGGTTTGCTTTATTTCGGTATTTACGGTGTCAATTATGCGATTGGATTGGCGTTAAATGCCGACCTTCATACAACGATAGATGGTATCGTGATGATGCTGCTTGGATTAGCATGGTTCGTGTTTAATGGGATTTGGGTTGTTCACTTGCTACTGCATCTATTTAAGAAAGATAAGCGATTGTTCTATGAAAAAATGAGCCGCACGCGCAACGTGATCACGATTCCCAACCGTATGCGCCCGTATCAGCCTGATGGGGAGCCCCATTTGGAGATGAATGATGGGCAAGTTATTGACGTGAATCAGCGCAAAGCGGATGTTCAAGATCAAGTTCGCCAGCATGAGATGTCCATGTTCAACACATCTTCGATTGACGTAAGAGACGTTAGTTCGGAAGGTCATGCTAAGCAACCTGAACTTCCTATCGAAGACGTTCAAGAAGAACGTCAAGCAATACCTAATCAGGAACGTTTAGTGGAACAAGAAATGGAGCGGCTTAGAGCTCGGATCGCGCAATCATCTGAGTCGACTCAGCGGCCTCAGTCATCACGGGAACGTCAACAAAATCGCAACGAACACGGAGATTGA
- a CDS encoding DUF2627 family protein, whose protein sequence is MKTTLSRFIAIIMLVIPGLAATYGFLLMKDSIYNYIVDSGNDKIVDPSFSWLLFLGGLVLFLLGAFFIGGWVFYRDKKRNYVASRFRTKKPRPAGPIIKRSASTTPTQNNE, encoded by the coding sequence ATGAAAACAACTCTATCTCGTTTTATAGCTATTATTATGCTTGTCATTCCAGGATTAGCAGCAACTTACGGTTTTTTGCTGATGAAAGACTCGATTTACAATTACATAGTCGATTCAGGAAATGATAAGATTGTCGACCCATCGTTCAGTTGGCTGCTCTTTTTAGGCGGGCTTGTCTTATTTTTGCTAGGAGCGTTCTTTATTGGAGGTTGGGTATTTTACCGTGACAAGAAACGTAATTATGTCGCGTCCCGCTTTCGTACCAAGAAACCTCGGCCAGCAGGCCCTATTATTAAGCGTTCAGCTTCTACCACCCCAACTCAGAACAATGAGTAG
- the lipB gene encoding lipoyl(octanoyl) transferase LipB, with protein sequence MRNRVLKVHTFESLDYGQAWDMQKNAVRAIDKEGEQDTIFLLEHPPTYTIGSQRNPEHLLLSADQLRERGIAVYEIDRGGDITYHGPGQLVGYPILLLEGTRIDLHGYLRALEEAIIRLLASYGIEGSRKPEYTGVWIGNRKIAAIGVKFNKCRGRRGFVTSHGFSLNVKNGIQDEGFTGIVPCGIRDYGVTSLEECTGETFTVAQVGQLLLPYLLEVFEYDGAVHVQ encoded by the coding sequence ATTCGTAACAGAGTGTTAAAGGTTCATACTTTTGAGAGCTTAGATTATGGACAAGCATGGGACATGCAAAAAAATGCGGTACGAGCTATCGACAAAGAGGGCGAGCAGGACACCATTTTTCTGCTTGAACATCCGCCTACGTACACGATTGGCTCCCAACGCAATCCCGAGCACTTGCTGCTAAGTGCTGATCAACTGCGCGAGCGAGGCATTGCTGTATATGAGATTGACCGCGGCGGTGACATTACGTATCATGGCCCAGGACAATTGGTCGGTTATCCGATCTTATTACTGGAAGGAACTCGTATTGACTTACACGGCTATTTGCGCGCATTGGAAGAAGCGATTATCCGTCTGTTAGCGTCCTATGGTATCGAGGGCAGTCGCAAACCCGAATACACAGGAGTCTGGATAGGTAATCGTAAAATTGCCGCGATCGGCGTAAAGTTCAATAAGTGCAGAGGTCGTCGGGGCTTCGTTACAAGTCATGGATTTTCTCTGAATGTAAAAAATGGCATCCAAGACGAAGGGTTTACGGGTATTGTTCCATGCGGTATTCGCGATTACGGCGTTACGTCGCTTGAGGAATGTACAGGTGAGACCTTCACGGTTGCACAAGTCGGGCAGCTTCTGCTCCCGTACTTATTGGAAGTGTTTGAATATGACGGCGCAGTACATGTTCAATAA
- the spo0A gene encoding sporulation transcription factor Spo0A gives MQKIEVLLADDNREFTNLLADFLSEQEDMEVAGVAYNGEEVLQFLEQTRNVPDVLILDIIMPHLDGLGVLERLRNLNLSPQPKIIMLTAFGQESITQRAVQLGASYYILKPFDMDVLASRIRQLAGVTMASSVTSSSTSSLISSMSKSNVVPLGKTKNLDANITSIIHEIGVPAHIKGYQYLREAITMVYNNIEILGSITKTLYPAIAEKYKTTPSRVERAIRHAIEVAWTRGNIDSISRLFGYTINISKSKPTNSEFIAMVADKLRIEHKVS, from the coding sequence TTGCAAAAGATTGAGGTATTGTTAGCGGATGACAACCGAGAATTTACGAACTTATTAGCAGACTTTTTGTCTGAACAGGAAGATATGGAAGTTGCGGGCGTAGCCTATAATGGTGAAGAGGTGCTTCAGTTCCTGGAACAAACGAGAAATGTGCCGGATGTACTCATTCTCGATATTATTATGCCACATTTAGACGGCCTAGGTGTGCTAGAACGCTTGCGCAATCTCAACTTGTCTCCGCAGCCTAAAATCATTATGCTCACTGCTTTTGGTCAAGAGAGCATAACGCAACGCGCCGTTCAACTCGGGGCATCCTATTACATATTGAAGCCGTTTGACATGGACGTATTAGCGAGCCGCATTCGTCAGTTAGCGGGTGTGACTATGGCCTCATCAGTGACAAGCTCAAGCACAAGCTCGCTGATAAGCTCAATGTCGAAGTCAAATGTGGTGCCACTCGGCAAAACGAAAAATTTGGATGCGAACATCACGTCCATCATTCATGAAATTGGTGTTCCTGCACATATTAAAGGCTATCAGTATTTGCGTGAAGCGATTACGATGGTGTATAACAATATCGAAATTTTGGGTTCGATTACGAAGACCCTTTATCCGGCGATTGCCGAGAAATATAAGACGACACCAAGCCGTGTCGAACGCGCGATCCGCCATGCGATTGAGGTGGCGTGGACACGTGGTAACATCGACAGCATTAGCCGTTTGTTCGGCTATACGATCAATATTAGCAAGTCGAAGCCTACCAATAGCGAATTTATTGCGATGGTCGCTGACAAGCTGCGGATTGAGCATAAGGTAAGTTAG
- a CDS encoding thiamine pyrophosphate-dependent dehydrogenase E1 component subunit alpha yields MTPETTVRLRTTHEQLGLTNEQAVEMYRMMLLARKYDERALLLQRAGKINFHVSGIGQESAQVASAFALNRDNDYFLPYYRDYAFVISVGMTVRELMLALFGKESDPNSGGRQMPGHFGCKRLRIVTGSSPVTTQVPHAVGIALALKMRKQAAVSFVTFGDGSSNQGDFHEGCNFAGVHKLPVIIMCENNKYAISVPLAKQTAGQISDRALGYGFPGFKVDGCDVLEMYRAVKEARDRAIRGEGPTLIEADMYRISPHSTSDNDLAYRTKEEVDANRERDGLPKYKQYLMDCGLWSEEADQELHEQLKTIIDEAQAFAEQAPYPAPESTLKHVFAETEEGDGSWR; encoded by the coding sequence ATGACACCTGAAACGACAGTCCGATTGCGGACAACGCATGAACAACTCGGTTTAACGAATGAGCAAGCTGTTGAGATGTACCGGATGATGCTGCTTGCACGTAAATATGATGAGCGCGCCTTATTATTGCAGCGGGCAGGCAAAATTAATTTTCACGTCTCCGGCATTGGTCAAGAGTCTGCTCAAGTGGCTTCAGCTTTTGCCTTAAATCGAGATAACGATTATTTCTTGCCTTATTATCGAGATTATGCATTTGTAATATCGGTCGGGATGACCGTACGTGAACTCATGCTGGCACTATTCGGAAAGGAAAGTGATCCGAATAGCGGCGGGCGTCAAATGCCAGGTCATTTCGGATGCAAAAGATTGCGAATTGTTACAGGCTCCAGTCCGGTGACGACACAAGTGCCGCATGCGGTAGGTATCGCATTAGCTTTGAAGATGCGAAAGCAGGCTGCGGTGTCATTCGTTACGTTTGGAGATGGATCAAGTAATCAAGGAGATTTCCACGAAGGTTGTAACTTTGCCGGTGTGCATAAACTCCCTGTCATTATCATGTGTGAAAATAATAAATATGCGATTTCTGTTCCTTTAGCCAAGCAGACCGCTGGTCAAATTAGTGACCGTGCACTGGGCTATGGTTTCCCAGGATTTAAGGTGGACGGGTGCGATGTCCTTGAGATGTATCGAGCTGTAAAGGAAGCGCGTGACCGTGCGATTCGCGGCGAGGGGCCGACCTTAATAGAAGCCGATATGTATCGTATTTCGCCGCACTCGACTTCTGATAACGATTTGGCATATCGAACCAAAGAAGAAGTTGATGCAAATCGTGAGCGTGACGGTTTGCCTAAATATAAACAATATTTGATGGATTGTGGCCTATGGAGTGAAGAGGCTGATCAGGAGCTACATGAGCAGTTGAAGACGATTATTGATGAGGCGCAGGCATTTGCCGAACAAGCTCCGTACCCAGCTCCGGAAAGTACGCTGAAGCATGTGTTTGCGGAGACGGAAGAGGGGGACGGATCATGGCGATAA